The genome window CCTCGACACGCGCCAATCGCAGATCGAGGACGAGCGCAACACGCGCTACGGCCTGCCGATCGTCTACATCAGCGAGCTGATCGCCCTGGCATTGGGCGACGAGGGGAACGATTGGTGGCCGGGGCACCTGGTCGACCCGCGTCCGCTACTACACGACAAGGGGCTGCTCTAGATGGCCGGACAGCGGGGACGCAGCGTGGGCTCGGTGCTGGTGGTCGGCGCGGGGATCGGCGGAATGCAGGCCTCCCTGGACCTGGCCAACGCCGGGTTCCACGTCACGCTGGTCGAACGCTCCACGGCCATCGGCGGCCGGATGGCCCAACTGGACAAGACCTTCCCCACCAACGACTGCTCAATGTGTACGATCTCGCCCAAGCTGATCGAGGTCGACAAGCATCTGAACATCGACGTGCTGACCGACAGCGAGGTCACTGCGCTGCGCGGCGAAGCGGGCGACTTCCGCGTGCGCCTGCTGCGCGCCCCGCGCTACGTGGACCTGGAGCGCTGCAACAACTGCGGCGACTGCCTCGAGGTCTGCCCGATCAACGTGCCCAGCGAGTTCGACCAGGGACTGGGCACGCGCCACGCGATCTACAAAAGCTACCCCCAGGCGATCCCCGCGGCCGTGGCGATCTCCAAGGCCGAGCGTCCGCCGTGCGTGCTCGCCTGCCCGGCGGGGGTCAACTGCCAGGGCTACACCGCGCTGATCGCTGACGGCCGGTTCGCCGAGGCCTACGCGCTGATCCGCGAGCGCAACCCGTTCCCCTCGGTCTGTGGCCGGATCTGCCACCATCCCTGCGAGGCCGAGTGCAACCGCTCGCAGCTCGACCAGGGCGTGGCGATTAATGACCTCAAACGCTTTGTGGCGGACTGGGTCGCAACGAGGCGCGCCCAGGGCGACGATCCCGCGCCTTTGGAACAAATCGAGATCGACCCGCACAAGGCGCGCGTGGCCGTAATCGGCGGCGGTCCGGCCGGGATAAGCGCGGCGCGCGATTTGCGGCGATTGGGCTACCCGGTGACGCTGTTCGAGGCCGCGGACGAGCCCGGCGGCACGATGCGTAGCGCGATTCCGCGCTTCAGGTTGCCTGACGAGGCGCTGCAACGCGACATCCACGAGGCGATTGCCGGTGTGGAGCTACGCCTGGGGCGCAGCCTGGGCCGCGACTTCACACTCGACGAGCTACGGGCCGAGGGGTTCGCCGCAACATTCGTGGCCCTGGGCTGCGCAGCTCCGTTACGAATCGAGCGTGCGAGCGACGGCTC of Candidatus Alcyoniella australis contains these proteins:
- a CDS encoding FAD-dependent oxidoreductase, encoding MAGQRGRSVGSVLVVGAGIGGMQASLDLANAGFHVTLVERSTAIGGRMAQLDKTFPTNDCSMCTISPKLIEVDKHLNIDVLTDSEVTALRGEAGDFRVRLLRAPRYVDLERCNNCGDCLEVCPINVPSEFDQGLGTRHAIYKSYPQAIPAAVAISKAERPPCVLACPAGVNCQGYTALIADGRFAEAYALIRERNPFPSVCGRICHHPCEAECNRSQLDQGVAINDLKRFVADWVATRRAQGDDPAPLEQIEIDPHKARVAVIGGGPAGISAARDLRRLGYPVTLFEAADEPGGTMRSAIPRFRLPDEALQRDIHEAIAGVELRLGRSLGRDFTLDELRAEGFAATFVALGCAAPLRIERASDGS